A stretch of the Aminipila terrae genome encodes the following:
- the speD gene encoding adenosylmethionine decarboxylase: MEKIKLHGFNNLTKTLSFNLYDVSYTKTVSDRKAYIEYIDEEYNAPKLTSILENVTQIIGANILNIAVQDYDPQGASVTILICEESQPPAHHPYNLNPSVVGHLDKSHITVHTYPEYHPDNGVCTFRADIDVSTCGEISPLMALNYLIDSFDADIMTIDYKVRGFTRDIKGNKLFIDHDITSIQNYIEQEFLNVYQMIDVNVYQENTFHTKCKVRNFQLEDYLFNLKEENLNEKDTKKITNRLKNEIDEIFYGRNLPTLY, from the coding sequence TTGGAAAAAATCAAATTACACGGATTCAATAATCTGACAAAAACTTTAAGCTTCAATCTTTATGATGTAAGCTATACTAAAACAGTATCAGACAGAAAAGCTTATATTGAGTACATTGATGAAGAATACAATGCCCCTAAGCTTACGAGCATACTTGAAAATGTTACCCAGATCATTGGTGCAAATATTTTAAATATTGCTGTACAGGATTACGATCCTCAGGGTGCAAGTGTTACTATATTAATTTGTGAGGAAAGTCAGCCTCCTGCTCATCATCCATATAACTTAAACCCCTCAGTGGTTGGACATTTGGACAAGAGTCATATAACTGTTCACACTTATCCCGAATATCATCCGGATAACGGGGTATGTACTTTCAGGGCAGATATTGATGTCTCTACCTGCGGTGAGATTTCCCCACTAATGGCTTTAAATTATTTAATTGACAGCTTTGATGCTGACATTATGACTATAGATTATAAAGTCAGAGGTTTTACTCGTGACATTAAAGGAAATAAGTTATTTATCGACCACGACATTACCTCTATACAAAATTATATTGAACAGGAATTTTTAAACGTTTATCAGATGATTGATGTAAATGTTTATCAGGAAAACACTTTCCATACCAAATGCAAGGTAAGAAATTTCCAGTTAGAAGATTACTTATTCAATTTAAAAGAAGAAAATTTAAATGAAAAGGACACAAAAAAAATTACTAACCGTCTGAAAAATGAAATTGATGAAATCTTCTATGGAAGAAATTTACCTACATTATACTAA
- the hcp gene encoding hydroxylamine reductase codes for MSMFCYQCQETAKGTGCEVRGVCGKNEEVAKFQDLLIYVCKGISEIVIKSKADVKSISEINHQMIKSLFITITNANFDENAIKDQIIKMIGLRNEFREQAAGLKLSDAAVFEITDEVSMLDKATENGVLSTDNEDIRSLKEMVTYGLKGMAAYTYHALNIGKENIEIYGFIYEALAAELDDSLSADDLVALTLKTGEFGVKAMALLDEANTSRYGNPEITSVNIGVRSNPAILISGHDLTDLEQLLEQTKDTGVDVYTHSEMLPAHYYPELKKYENLVGNYGGSWWNQITEFETFNGPVLFTTNCIVPPKSEEIRARIFTSGAAGYPGCIHIEEDENGKKDFSPIIEMAKKCKPPTEIETGNIVGGFAHNQVLALADKVVEAVKSGSIKKFFVMAGCDGRMKSREYYTEFAEKLPKDTIILTAGCAKFRYNKLNLGDIGGIPRVLDAGQCNDSYSLAVIAMKLKEVFGLSDINELPIAFNIAWYEQKAVIVLLALLYLGFKNIHLGPTLPGFLSPAVAGVLVEKFGIAGIGSVEDDINLFMNK; via the coding sequence ATGAGTATGTTTTGTTATCAATGTCAGGAAACCGCAAAAGGTACAGGCTGTGAAGTCAGAGGAGTCTGTGGCAAAAACGAAGAAGTAGCTAAATTTCAGGATTTGCTGATTTATGTCTGTAAGGGCATTTCTGAGATAGTAATAAAAAGCAAGGCTGATGTAAAATCAATTAGTGAGATAAATCATCAGATGATAAAAAGTCTTTTTATAACCATTACCAATGCTAATTTTGATGAAAATGCAATAAAGGATCAAATCATTAAAATGATTGGTCTGAGAAATGAATTCAGAGAACAGGCAGCTGGCTTAAAACTCAGTGATGCTGCAGTGTTTGAAATTACTGACGAAGTTTCAATGCTGGATAAAGCCACTGAGAATGGAGTGCTGTCCACAGACAATGAAGATATTCGTTCCCTGAAAGAAATGGTAACGTATGGTTTAAAAGGTATGGCAGCTTATACTTATCATGCCCTTAACATAGGCAAAGAAAATATTGAGATATATGGTTTTATATATGAAGCTCTTGCTGCAGAACTGGATGATTCACTGTCTGCTGATGATCTGGTAGCTCTTACGCTTAAAACTGGAGAGTTTGGGGTGAAAGCAATGGCCCTTCTGGATGAAGCCAATACTTCCAGATATGGTAATCCGGAAATTACAAGCGTTAACATTGGCGTAAGAAGTAATCCGGCTATTTTGATTTCAGGCCATGACCTTACAGATTTAGAGCAGTTGCTGGAACAGACCAAAGATACTGGGGTAGATGTATATACTCACAGTGAAATGCTGCCAGCCCATTATTACCCTGAATTGAAAAAATATGAAAACCTGGTGGGCAATTATGGTGGTTCATGGTGGAACCAAATAACAGAATTTGAGACTTTTAATGGACCTGTTCTGTTTACTACAAATTGTATCGTCCCACCAAAGAGTGAAGAAATCAGAGCAAGGATATTTACTTCAGGAGCTGCAGGATATCCTGGATGTATTCATATCGAAGAAGATGAAAACGGTAAAAAAGATTTTTCACCGATTATTGAAATGGCTAAAAAATGCAAGCCACCAACAGAAATTGAAACAGGAAATATAGTTGGTGGATTTGCGCATAATCAGGTATTAGCTCTGGCAGATAAAGTAGTGGAGGCAGTCAAATCCGGTTCTATAAAGAAGTTTTTTGTTATGGCAGGATGTGATGGCAGAATGAAATCCCGTGAATATTATACTGAATTTGCTGAAAAGCTGCCTAAAGATACCATTATTTTGACGGCAGGATGTGCAAAGTTCCGATATAATAAACTGAACCTTGGAGATATAGGTGGGATACCAAGAGTACTGGATGCCGGTCAGTGCAATGATTCATATTCTCTGGCAGTAATAGCAATGAAACTTAAAGAAGTGTTTGGTCTCAGTGACATCAATGAACTTCCAATTGCTTTTAATATAGCCTGGTATGAACAAAAAGCAGTGATTGTGTTGCTTGCACTGCTTTACCTGGGCTTTAAAAATATTCATCTGGGACCGACATTACCGGGCTTCCTGTCCCCTGCGGTAGCAGGTGTCCTGGTAGAAAAATTTGGTATTGCAGGGATTGGTTCTGTAGAAGATGATATAAACTTATTTATGAATAAGTAA
- a CDS encoding carbon monoxide dehydrogenase, with the protein MNNCFGCNTCKSADKPLEEFIANLPMETSHHRVESQSTKCNFGLQGVCCRLCSNGPCRITPDAPRGICGANADTIVTRNFLRAVAAGSGCYIHVVENTALNLKNTALVKGKIKGERALERLCSIFGITSGDLYEKAEKVADAVLSDLYKPEYVKMELVEKLSYKPRFDKWKELGILPGGAKSEVFKGVVKCSTNLNSDPVDMLIDCLRLGISTGLYGLVLTNLLNDVLLGEPELRTAPVGLRVIDPDYINIMITGHQHSMFVDLQERLIQPDAVAKAKAAGAKGFKLVGCTCVGQDLQLRGSHYKEVFNGHAGNNYTSEAILATGAIDAVLSEFNCTLPGIEPICEELKIKQICLDSVAKKANAEIMEFDFAKREQQSNEIIDKIVGAYILRRGKINVDFSNADKEWKPLIDMLVGAYNSIHQDVNLNLMPEHGNDHTLTGVSEVSLKEFLGGKWKPLIDLIVAGDIKGIAGVVGCSNLTAGGHDVLSVELTKELIAKDILVLTAGCSSGGIENCGLMTPEAAKLAGPKLRAVCEKLGIPPVLNFGPCLAIGRLEIVATEIAEELGVDLPQLPLVLSAAQWLEEQALADGAYGLALGLPLHLGLPPFITGSKVAVKVLTEDMKQLTGGQVIINPDAKESADILEKIIMEKRSALNI; encoded by the coding sequence ATGAATAACTGTTTTGGATGTAATACATGTAAAAGTGCAGATAAACCGTTGGAGGAATTTATAGCAAACCTGCCAATGGAAACTTCTCATCACAGGGTTGAATCACAGAGTACAAAATGTAATTTTGGACTTCAAGGTGTCTGTTGCAGATTATGTTCCAATGGACCATGTCGCATTACACCGGATGCACCCCGAGGCATCTGCGGTGCAAATGCAGATACCATTGTAACAAGGAATTTTTTGAGAGCAGTGGCAGCTGGTTCAGGATGCTATATCCACGTAGTGGAGAATACCGCCTTGAATCTTAAAAATACCGCACTGGTAAAAGGCAAAATCAAGGGAGAAAGAGCCCTTGAACGTCTATGCAGTATTTTTGGCATTACATCAGGGGATTTATATGAAAAGGCAGAAAAGGTTGCAGATGCAGTGCTAAGTGATTTATATAAACCAGAATATGTAAAGATGGAACTGGTTGAAAAGCTTTCTTATAAGCCTAGATTTGATAAATGGAAAGAACTTGGTATCTTACCGGGAGGAGCCAAGTCAGAAGTATTCAAGGGTGTTGTAAAATGTTCAACGAACTTAAATTCTGATCCAGTGGACATGCTGATAGATTGTTTAAGATTAGGTATTTCTACAGGGCTTTACGGACTGGTTTTAACGAATCTTTTAAATGATGTTCTCTTAGGTGAACCTGAACTGAGAACAGCTCCTGTGGGCCTCCGGGTCATAGATCCGGACTATATCAATATCATGATTACGGGACATCAGCATTCTATGTTTGTGGACTTACAGGAAAGGCTGATTCAGCCAGATGCGGTGGCGAAAGCAAAAGCTGCCGGCGCAAAAGGATTCAAGCTGGTTGGATGTACATGCGTAGGTCAGGACCTGCAATTGAGAGGAAGTCATTATAAGGAAGTCTTTAATGGGCATGCAGGAAACAATTATACCAGTGAAGCCATTCTGGCAACCGGTGCCATAGATGCAGTTTTATCTGAATTTAACTGTACACTTCCAGGAATAGAACCAATCTGTGAAGAGCTTAAGATTAAGCAGATCTGCCTTGACAGTGTTGCAAAAAAAGCAAACGCAGAAATAATGGAATTTGATTTTGCCAAAAGAGAGCAGCAGAGCAATGAAATCATAGATAAAATCGTGGGAGCATATATCTTAAGACGAGGTAAAATTAATGTAGATTTTTCTAATGCGGATAAAGAGTGGAAACCATTGATTGATATGTTAGTGGGAGCATACAACTCTATCCATCAAGATGTGAACCTTAACCTGATGCCAGAGCATGGAAATGACCATACGCTTACCGGTGTAAGTGAAGTGTCTTTGAAGGAGTTTTTAGGAGGGAAATGGAAACCACTGATTGACTTGATTGTGGCAGGAGATATAAAAGGCATTGCAGGTGTAGTTGGATGCTCAAATCTTACAGCAGGTGGTCACGACGTACTAAGTGTGGAACTTACAAAAGAGCTTATTGCCAAGGATATCCTTGTTCTTACAGCAGGATGTTCTTCCGGAGGTATTGAAAACTGCGGACTGATGACACCAGAGGCCGCTAAACTGGCAGGACCTAAATTAAGAGCTGTATGCGAGAAACTGGGCATTCCACCAGTACTTAATTTCGGACCATGTCTTGCCATAGGACGGTTGGAAATCGTTGCAACGGAAATAGCAGAAGAACTAGGTGTGGACTTGCCACAGCTTCCCCTTGTTCTTTCCGCAGCCCAATGGCTGGAAGAGCAGGCACTGGCCGATGGAGCTTATGGACTGGCTCTGGGACTGCCATTGCATCTGGGGCTGCCTCCATTTATCACAGGAAGTAAAGTAGCGGTTAAAGTTTTGACAGAAGATATGAAGCAGCTGACAGGCGGACAGGTTATCATCAATCCGGATGCAAAAGAATCGGCTGATATATTGGAGAAAATCATTATGGAAAAACGCTCAGCTTTAAATATATAG
- a CDS encoding 4Fe-4S dicluster domain-containing protein, giving the protein MKRIMIDYMKCDGCKNCTAACMQAHREEQGTIYDLDLTDPKNESRNHILSDGRGGYRPIFCRHCDLPECVMSCMSGALSKDSVTGVVSYDVNKCGSCFMCVMNCPYGVLKPDTLTRTKVIKCDFCMEKGGEPSCVKNCPKKAIWVEEVQA; this is encoded by the coding sequence ATGAAAAGAATAATGATTGATTATATGAAATGCGATGGTTGCAAGAACTGCACCGCTGCCTGCATGCAGGCACATAGAGAGGAGCAGGGAACCATTTATGACTTGGATCTGACAGATCCTAAAAATGAATCAAGGAATCATATCCTTTCAGATGGAAGAGGAGGATATCGTCCTATCTTTTGCAGGCATTGTGATTTACCGGAATGTGTCATGTCCTGCATGAGTGGAGCTTTAAGCAAGGATTCTGTGACAGGGGTTGTATCCTATGATGTGAATAAGTGTGGTTCGTGTTTTATGTGTGTTATGAACTGCCCCTATGGAGTTTTAAAACCAGATACTCTGACCCGTACAAAAGTGATAAAGTGTGACTTTTGTATGGAGAAAGGCGGAGAACCCAGCTGTGTAAAAAATTGTCCTAAAAAAGCAATCTGGGTTGAGGAGGTGCAGGCATGA
- a CDS encoding NAD(P)/FAD-dependent oxidoreductase: MRHVIIGAGAAGLTAARRIRELDSTAEIVVISRDEHVHSRCMLHKYLSGERDERTLNFVSPDFFEKNRITWIKSAEVQAIVPDRKNVVLGDNQMVCYDKLLIATGADSFIPPVGDFRTAGNVFGLRNLSDAQEIVKHIKPQGKVIIVGSGLVGMDAAYGLLEKKMDVTVVEMADRILPIQLDEAAGNEYKKLFEKAGCKFILNRKASETILDSQNNVSQLILDDKTVLDCDVIIVAAGVRPAIACTIESGIDVEKNIKVNEYMETSVRDIYAAGDVAGMSGIWPNAMKQGCTAAENMCGNRTAYEDTYAMKNTINFFGLVTLSLGRGQVQEGDKVVIREDSKCYKRAIIREDKLDSVLLQGNMDYAGVYQYLIKNNIKLKAEDDIFKKSFADYYKVRTDGQYEYNL, encoded by the coding sequence ATGAGGCATGTAATAATAGGCGCAGGTGCTGCAGGTTTGACTGCTGCCAGAAGAATCAGGGAATTGGACAGTACTGCAGAAATTGTAGTAATTTCCCGGGATGAACATGTGCATTCAAGGTGCATGCTTCATAAATATTTAAGTGGAGAAAGAGATGAAAGAACCCTGAACTTTGTATCTCCTGATTTCTTTGAAAAAAACAGAATCACATGGATTAAATCTGCAGAAGTACAAGCCATTGTACCAGACAGAAAAAATGTTGTGTTAGGAGATAATCAGATGGTATGTTATGATAAACTTCTGATTGCTACGGGTGCAGATAGTTTTATACCGCCAGTGGGAGATTTCAGAACTGCAGGTAACGTTTTCGGACTTAGAAATCTGAGCGATGCACAGGAAATTGTAAAACATATAAAGCCCCAGGGAAAAGTTATTATTGTTGGTTCTGGATTGGTAGGTATGGACGCTGCCTATGGCCTCCTGGAAAAGAAAATGGATGTTACAGTTGTGGAAATGGCTGACAGAATTCTCCCTATCCAGCTTGATGAAGCAGCAGGAAATGAATACAAAAAATTGTTTGAAAAGGCAGGATGTAAATTTATTCTGAATAGAAAAGCATCTGAAACCATTTTAGACAGTCAGAACAATGTAAGTCAGCTTATTTTGGATGATAAAACTGTTCTGGACTGTGATGTGATTATAGTAGCTGCTGGAGTCCGTCCAGCTATTGCCTGTACAATTGAATCAGGTATCGATGTGGAGAAAAACATAAAGGTAAATGAATATATGGAAACCAGTGTGAGGGACATCTATGCAGCGGGAGATGTGGCAGGAATGTCAGGAATCTGGCCAAATGCAATGAAGCAGGGCTGTACGGCTGCAGAAAATATGTGTGGGAACAGAACGGCCTATGAAGACACGTATGCAATGAAAAATACCATTAACTTTTTTGGATTAGTCACTTTGTCACTGGGAAGAGGGCAGGTTCAGGAAGGTGATAAAGTTGTTATCCGAGAGGACAGCAAATGTTATAAGCGTGCTATAATCCGAGAGGATAAGCTTGACAGTGTTCTTCTCCAGGGTAATATGGATTATGCTGGGGTTTATCAATATCTCATTAAGAACAATATTAAATTAAAGGCAGAGGATGATATATTTAAAAAATCTTTTGCAGATTATTATAAAGTCAGAACAGATGGACAGTATGAGTATAATCTGTAA
- the trhA gene encoding PAQR family membrane homeostasis protein TrhA, producing the protein MSIYKQFMNARDPLSSYTHFIGACLATLATLLLVGKCLYLEGTSSITIASVIIFGLSMIALYSTSSIYHFVKVPSNILVRIRKLDHSMIYVLIAGTYTPIVIGFMELKRAAVFMSAIWIVALVGILIKVCWLNAPRWLYTSLYLLMGWAIVFDLDFLKQIPVGAIVLIGMGGIMYSIGAGFYIAKKPNFSSIFGFHEIFHIFVILGTVFQYSAIYLYAI; encoded by the coding sequence ATGTCAATATATAAACAATTTATGAATGCAAGAGATCCTCTTAGCAGCTATACTCATTTTATCGGAGCCTGTCTGGCAACTCTGGCCACCTTGTTGCTTGTAGGAAAATGTCTGTACCTGGAAGGGACCAGCAGCATTACTATAGCCAGTGTCATTATATTCGGATTATCCATGATTGCTCTTTATAGTACCAGTTCTATTTATCACTTTGTTAAAGTACCTTCCAATATTCTTGTTAGGATAAGGAAACTGGATCATTCCATGATATATGTTTTAATAGCAGGAACTTATACTCCTATTGTTATCGGTTTTATGGAACTAAAACGAGCTGCAGTTTTTATGTCAGCAATCTGGATTGTTGCCCTTGTTGGTATACTCATCAAAGTATGCTGGCTTAATGCTCCAAGATGGCTTTATACATCCCTTTATCTTTTAATGGGCTGGGCCATTGTTTTTGACCTGGATTTTCTCAAACAGATTCCTGTGGGCGCAATTGTTCTGATTGGAATGGGCGGTATTATGTATTCCATCGGAGCCGGCTTCTATATTGCTAAAAAACCAAATTTCAGCAGCATTTTTGGTTTTCATGAAATATTTCATATCTTCGTTATACTGGGGACAGTATTTCAATACAGTGCAATATATCTATACGCTATTTAA
- a CDS encoding sensor domain-containing diguanylate cyclase, whose amino-acid sequence MCTENQDIASLGSKDYNLIYELWPKPLSDGLIRFNFTRLQKQLKLTKDFQLTQNYLDTLIDSVPDLIWFKDVRGSHLKVNQSFCDTVGKTKEDITGRGHYYIWGLEPEEYEKGEYVCMETDEIVLREKKTFLFDEKVKCKNEMRQFKTYKSPILNNSGTAIGTVGIARDVTALKNIQMELDILIQNMPFAMLITDKNRNILNVNNRYLDIFSLKKSDLIGETISSFQQKYGSIAGGKNWSLHKTKRGLFLHGDNKIFRIQKEKLIDIFGEVSGYLFLHIDVTFEDNYENKLIQAANTDYLTKLNNRRGLANFLTQHTFQHQTTLILIDFDNFKTINDQYGHAEGDQILIAFSSILLELFPGNNIFRLGGDEFLVILLDISDRNIIEEYAQTIINQFKAKISGTTSLQNASVSIGIAINENETLEFKDLFKRADVALYESKHLGKSRYSIWKYIDSKKILL is encoded by the coding sequence GTGTGTACAGAAAATCAGGATATAGCATCATTGGGCAGCAAGGATTACAACCTGATTTATGAGTTATGGCCAAAGCCTCTGAGTGACGGCTTAATCCGGTTCAATTTCACCCGTTTGCAAAAGCAGTTAAAGCTGACTAAGGATTTTCAACTGACACAGAATTATCTGGATACCCTTATCGACAGTGTTCCTGACTTAATCTGGTTTAAAGATGTCAGAGGTTCTCACTTAAAAGTAAACCAGAGTTTTTGCGATACAGTGGGAAAAACCAAAGAAGACATAACTGGCCGGGGGCATTATTATATCTGGGGTCTCGAACCTGAAGAATATGAAAAAGGCGAGTATGTATGCATGGAAACAGATGAAATCGTCTTAAGGGAGAAAAAAACGTTTCTTTTTGACGAGAAAGTGAAATGCAAAAATGAAATGCGTCAGTTTAAAACGTATAAATCACCTATTTTGAATAACTCAGGTACTGCCATTGGAACGGTTGGTATAGCTCGTGATGTTACTGCTTTAAAAAATATCCAGATGGAGCTGGATATTCTGATCCAGAATATGCCTTTTGCCATGCTTATTACAGATAAAAACCGTAACATTCTCAATGTCAACAACAGATACTTAGATATATTTTCCCTTAAAAAATCTGATTTAATTGGAGAAACTATATCTTCTTTCCAGCAGAAATATGGATCCATAGCTGGAGGAAAAAACTGGAGTCTTCATAAGACAAAAAGAGGGCTATTCTTACATGGTGACAACAAAATCTTCCGGATACAAAAAGAAAAATTAATTGATATATTCGGTGAAGTTTCAGGCTACCTTTTTCTGCATATTGACGTTACTTTTGAAGATAACTATGAAAACAAACTGATACAGGCTGCAAATACAGACTATCTTACCAAATTAAATAACCGGCGTGGGTTAGCCAACTTTTTGACACAGCATACCTTCCAACATCAGACCACGTTAATACTTATAGATTTTGATAATTTTAAAACCATTAATGACCAGTATGGACACGCAGAAGGAGATCAAATTCTTATTGCCTTTTCAAGTATTCTCTTAGAGCTTTTCCCAGGAAATAATATCTTTCGTTTAGGAGGGGATGAATTTCTGGTTATACTTCTGGATATTTCAGATCGTAATATTATAGAAGAATATGCCCAGACTATAATAAATCAGTTTAAAGCTAAGATAAGCGGTACCACTTCACTTCAAAATGCATCTGTCAGCATTGGAATAGCCATCAATGAAAATGAAACATTGGAATTTAAAGATTTATTTAAAAGAGCAGATGTAGCCCTTTATGAATCAAAACATTTAGGTAAAAGTCGTTATTCCATTTGGAAATATATAGATTCAAAAAAGATACTACTATAA
- a CDS encoding PaaI family thioesterase gives MTIEEIFKQHDLEEKIKNTIEGVSKKPGRFNEMLDIQFVEYNSQERSVIFELPVNEWELNPVDVLHGGITAAMMDLSLGLFANTIGWLLGGVFSPTVNLNVNYLLPVSLKDKVLVKAQLVSSGRSLLTVNGQAMIKESGQIVATASGTYKVIRK, from the coding sequence ATGACGATAGAAGAGATTTTTAAGCAGCATGATTTAGAAGAAAAGATAAAAAATACCATTGAAGGAGTCAGCAAAAAGCCGGGACGTTTTAATGAAATGCTGGACATTCAGTTTGTAGAATATAATAGTCAGGAGAGAAGTGTAATATTTGAGCTTCCAGTGAATGAATGGGAACTGAATCCTGTTGATGTTCTTCATGGAGGCATTACCGCTGCCATGATGGACTTATCTTTAGGACTTTTTGCCAATACGATTGGCTGGTTGCTGGGGGGAGTTTTTTCTCCCACAGTAAATCTGAACGTAAATTATTTACTGCCAGTTTCTTTGAAAGACAAGGTTCTGGTAAAAGCTCAGCTGGTATCTTCAGGTCGTTCGCTGCTTACCGTGAACGGGCAGGCTATGATAAAGGAAAGCGGACAGATAGTAGCTACAGCTTCCGGAACTTATAAAGTTATACGAAAATAA
- a CDS encoding TIGR01440 family protein, translating to MLEQIKNEAKAAAEQLCEGAKLHKGSIVVVGCSSSEVEGCKIGSNSNPEVAKAIFNGIYEVLNPKGIYLAAQCCEHLNRAIIIEREIANEDAMVNVIPQPKAGGSFATAAYMGFKDPVAVEEIKADAGLDIGGTLIGMHLKKVAVPLRIETKHIGNAIVLAARTRRKFVGGQRAIYDENLM from the coding sequence ATGTTAGAGCAGATTAAAAATGAAGCAAAGGCTGCGGCAGAACAGTTGTGTGAAGGTGCAAAACTGCACAAAGGGTCAATTGTAGTAGTGGGCTGTTCTTCAAGTGAAGTTGAAGGCTGCAAAATAGGAAGCAACTCAAATCCGGAAGTTGCAAAGGCTATTTTTAATGGTATATATGAGGTTTTAAATCCTAAGGGAATATATTTGGCGGCCCAGTGCTGTGAGCATTTAAACAGAGCGATTATCATTGAACGGGAAATTGCAAATGAGGATGCTATGGTAAATGTTATACCACAGCCAAAAGCCGGAGGGTCCTTTGCAACTGCTGCATATATGGGCTTTAAAGATCCTGTGGCTGTAGAAGAAATTAAAGCGGATGCAGGCTTGGATATAGGTGGTACTCTTATTGGTATGCATCTGAAAAAGGTTGCAGTACCTCTTCGGATAGAAACAAAACATATTGGAAATGCTATCGTTCTTGCAGCAAGGACCAGACGTAAGTTTGTGGGCGGACAAAGAGCAATATACGACGAAAATCTCATGTAG
- a CDS encoding CGGC domain-containing protein has product MDTKYVMIIQCDIARQRCSGFACTNGFYNRDDVFKDYDDQVKYIALTCGGCCGASLASKLEHFSNKLAKKTDVTKNEVAVHLSSCMVTDNYHHDRCPHVDYIKALVEKKGYKRIVEGTYISKVSEKKREKGEYKRY; this is encoded by the coding sequence ATGGATACAAAGTATGTGATGATTATTCAGTGTGATATTGCGAGACAGAGATGCAGTGGATTTGCCTGTACAAACGGGTTTTATAACCGAGATGATGTTTTTAAGGATTATGATGATCAGGTAAAATATATTGCTTTAACCTGTGGGGGATGCTGTGGAGCAAGTCTGGCTTCTAAATTAGAGCATTTTTCAAACAAGCTGGCAAAAAAAACGGATGTAACAAAGAACGAAGTCGCCGTACATTTGTCTTCCTGCATGGTAACGGATAACTACCACCATGATCGATGTCCTCATGTAGATTACATTAAAGCATTAGTGGAAAAGAAAGGGTATAAAAGAATTGTAGAAGGTACATACATCAGTAAAGTATCAGAAAAGAAAAGAGAAAAAGGCGAGTATAAACGATATTAG